From Deltaproteobacteria bacterium, the proteins below share one genomic window:
- a CDS encoding aminotransferase class III-fold pyridoxal phosphate-dependent enzyme, which yields MKSAEKLNIARSQELFKEALALVPGGVLGARKPADFIEGEYPIFVESGRGGRVVDVDGNEYIDFLCGYGPIILGYREEEVDEAVIRQIRDKGFCFTLTQRYQNELAKKLSQLVPCSEMSIFLKTGSDATTASIRIARAFTNRVKVMRCGYHGWHDWCVEMKGGVPEKFYEDVFEFRYNRLDQLEDLMAQHGDQTAAIIMTPFGHHLHMKMEEPKSGFLEGVREIATRYGAILVFDEVRTGFRLALGGAQAYYGVTPDLVVLGKGMANGYAISVVTGKKEVMMASAQKLFISSTFFPNSDGYVAALKTIEILERDKVIDKIWEKGARFWKKIQEILDRYDVGAELSGVAPMFFITFRPDAAKTHRAKRDDFYTQLIRKGIFLTPHHHGYICYRHTDQDLELAAQAIEESLAYVKEKHGR from the coding sequence ATGAAAAGCGCTGAAAAACTGAATATTGCCAGAAGTCAGGAACTGTTTAAAGAGGCCTTGGCCTTGGTCCCCGGCGGGGTCCTGGGTGCCAGAAAACCGGCTGATTTTATCGAAGGCGAATACCCCATCTTTGTGGAAAGCGGCCGGGGCGGCCGGGTGGTCGATGTGGACGGAAATGAGTATATCGATTTCCTCTGCGGCTATGGGCCGATTATTCTGGGCTATCGGGAAGAAGAAGTGGATGAAGCGGTTATCCGCCAGATCAGAGACAAAGGCTTCTGTTTCACCCTGACCCAGCGGTATCAGAATGAGCTGGCCAAAAAACTGAGTCAACTGGTCCCCTGTTCGGAAATGAGTATTTTTTTAAAGACCGGTTCCGATGCCACCACGGCCAGCATCCGTATTGCCAGGGCCTTTACCAACCGGGTCAAGGTGATGCGCTGCGGCTACCACGGCTGGCATGACTGGTGCGTGGAGATGAAAGGGGGCGTCCCTGAAAAATTCTATGAAGATGTCTTTGAATTCCGCTACAACCGTCTCGATCAACTCGAGGACCTGATGGCCCAACACGGCGATCAGACCGCGGCCATCATTATGACCCCTTTCGGACACCACCTGCACATGAAGATGGAAGAGCCCAAATCCGGGTTCCTGGAAGGGGTCCGGGAAATCGCCACCCGGTACGGCGCTATCCTGGTTTTTGATGAAGTCCGGACCGGGTTCCGGTTGGCCCTGGGAGGGGCCCAGGCCTATTACGGGGTCACCCCCGACCTGGTGGTCCTGGGAAAGGGGATGGCCAACGGCTATGCCATCAGCGTGGTGACCGGGAAAAAAGAGGTGATGATGGCCTCGGCCCAGAAGCTGTTCATCTCGTCCACCTTCTTCCCCAATAGTGACGGCTATGTGGCCGCTCTGAAAACCATTGAGATCCTCGAACGGGACAAGGTCATTGATAAGATCTGGGAAAAGGGGGCCCGTTTCTGGAAAAAAATCCAGGAAATCCTCGACCGCTACGATGTGGGCGCCGAGTTAAGCGGGGTGGCTCCCATGTTTTTCATCACCTTCAGGCCCGATGCAGCCAAGACCCACAGGGCCAAACGGGATGATTTTTATACCCAGCTTATTCGCAAAGGGATCTTTTTAACCCCCCACCATCATGGGTATATCTGTTACCGCCACACCGACCAGGATCTGGAACTGGCGGCCCAGGCCATAGAGGAGTCCCTGGCCTACGTAAAAGAGAAACACGGCCGATAG
- a CDS encoding ATP-binding protein, with protein MDIGDERTLKTYLKYLEDAGVILTVSRSGKGLKVLEKPEKIYLNNPNLIQAIAAPVSANKGNIRETFFLNMLGTLHEVSIPAQGDFLINNRHLFEVGRKNKTFAQIKNIEKSFLAIDSLEIGVKNKIPLWVFGLLY; from the coding sequence ATGGATATCGGTGATGAACGGACCTTGAAAACCTATTTAAAATATCTGGAAGATGCCGGGGTTATCCTGACGGTTTCCAGAAGTGGAAAAGGGCTTAAGGTCCTGGAGAAACCCGAAAAAATTTACCTGAACAACCCGAATCTCATCCAGGCTATTGCGGCTCCGGTTTCGGCCAATAAGGGAAATATTCGAGAAACATTTTTTCTTAATATGCTTGGCACCCTTCATGAGGTCTCTATTCCCGCACAGGGTGATTTCCTGATCAATAACCGTCATCTCTTTGAAGTCGGAAGAAAAAACAAGACCTTTGCCCAAATCAAAAACATCGAGAAGTCCTTCCTGGCCATCGACAGTCTCGAGATAGGGGTAAAAAATAAAATCCCCTTGTGGGTCTTTGGGCTTTTATATTGA